A stretch of the Desulforamulus ferrireducens genome encodes the following:
- a CDS encoding RtcB family protein translates to MLEIKGKYNTAIVYTKNIESTAIKQIETLCDQEFVQDSKIRIMPDVHTGAGCTIGTTMTIKDKVVPNLVGVDIGCGMEVIKLENRKIDLQKLDKLIYEKIPCGFNIREKEHPFNDDIDLNKLNCKGQVNLARARRSIGTLGGGNHFIEVNEDSEGNLYIVIHSGSRHLGHEVANLYQEEAFRSLNKNSKLELDAYVQELKEAGRKKEIKKELKRKKQEVLTDIPKSLAYVSGKLFADYIHDMKIVQYFAELNRKAMIQEIVKGMKLKVIEQFTTIHNYLDLETMILRKGAVSAQRGEKLLIPINMRDGSLICIGKGNADWNFSAPHGAGRIMSRKQARQSFTLSQYKDTMAGIFTTSVNKETLDECPLAYKPMEEIINNIGDTVDIIEIIKPIYNFKAAE, encoded by the coding sequence ATGCTGGAAATCAAAGGTAAATATAATACCGCCATAGTTTACACAAAAAATATTGAGTCAACTGCAATTAAGCAGATCGAAACCCTATGTGATCAGGAGTTTGTCCAAGACAGTAAAATAAGGATTATGCCCGACGTACACACTGGGGCAGGGTGTACCATAGGCACCACGATGACCATCAAGGATAAGGTGGTGCCTAATCTGGTGGGTGTTGATATCGGTTGTGGGATGGAAGTTATCAAGCTGGAAAATCGCAAGATTGATCTGCAAAAGCTGGATAAGCTGATTTATGAAAAGATACCCTGTGGCTTTAATATCAGGGAGAAGGAACATCCCTTTAATGATGACATAGACCTCAACAAACTTAATTGCAAAGGACAAGTAAACCTTGCCAGGGCAAGACGGAGTATCGGAACCTTGGGTGGGGGCAATCACTTTATTGAGGTCAACGAGGACAGCGAGGGTAATTTATATATTGTGATTCACTCCGGCAGCCGCCATCTGGGCCATGAGGTTGCCAACCTCTATCAGGAGGAAGCCTTTAGGTCCCTCAATAAGAATAGCAAACTTGAACTGGACGCCTATGTCCAGGAGCTTAAAGAAGCAGGACGTAAAAAGGAGATAAAGAAAGAACTGAAAAGAAAAAAACAAGAGGTACTGACCGATATTCCTAAGTCCCTGGCCTATGTGTCAGGAAAACTTTTTGCTGATTACATCCACGATATGAAAATAGTACAGTATTTTGCTGAGCTTAACCGTAAAGCCATGATCCAGGAAATAGTCAAAGGAATGAAACTAAAGGTAATTGAACAGTTTACCACCATCCATAACTATCTTGATCTGGAAACAATGATTCTAAGAAAAGGTGCCGTTTCTGCCCAACGGGGAGAAAAATTATTAATCCCCATAAATATGCGGGATGGTAGCCTTATTTGCATCGGCAAAGGGAATGCCGACTGGAATTTTTCTGCTCCCCACGGGGCTGGGCGAATCATGAGCAGGAAACAAGCCCGTCAGTCCTTTACGCTCTCTCAATATAAAGACACCATGGCAGGTATCTTTACCACCTCGGTGAACAAAGAAACCCTTGACGAATGTCCCCTGGCCTATAAGCCAATGGAAGAAATTATCAATAATATCGGGGACACCGTGGATATTATTGAGATAATCAAACCCATTTATAACTTTAAGGCAGCGGAATAA
- a CDS encoding DEAD/DEAH box helicase has product MYRLLNQGGIISQTTLPAKTPKFADFPADISDIVVQGLKTGGIEKLYQHQAKAVKTILEGKNIMICTSTASGKSLVYTVPILNTFAQSPLSTALYLTPTKALGQNQLQAMQKNVNTIHWPAAPPQLAVCDGDTPFNERSFLLNNAQLIFSTPDFLHATIMPRHRHWSNFFKYLRYVVVDEAHTYRGIFGNHVCQVFRRLRRLCTYYGANPIFILCSATIANPEDFAQRLTGLPITLITGDSCPTGEKTMVFYQPQSLAHFDAAQMLARFIREKHRVIMFGRSKNIVESTYRRLAMEEPTIASQVTPYKGTYTPEKRRELEEQLFSGKLAGVISTNALELGIDIGDLDVCILCGFPGSIASTWQQSGRVGRSRQKSLVVLVASDDPLDRYMVNHPEFFFAQPSEKAIVNPHRLQFMADHLPIAAQELPLVKEDLNYWEKEAYYNAVQFLRRNGKLQQDPSLPVKGYLPVGQPGKIGLRGDQERYLLKLTSGQIIEQTTYQDVLITAYPGAIVSSLGKDFRVRQVDIKSKTVYLEPLPNNLLGSRTQPVIDVRIYGVKASTSNRIGSGIAYGGELTVLRHTLALKLYNPATLRWDEQPLDHDLPPLELATSGIWLDLPLSALPQRRHQAALHAIEHLLRVVIPWQILCERSDLGSHYEYQDHSGRIYIYDDFQGGVGLAENSLESLPSILERCLDLVADCPCQNGCPSCIHIPQCEQKNFALDKEGAIILLAAFLRQPADQQAPLQSIKTPSTDQPGVQDLRRKARETERQYNLLREQAMTALEQYPEFFVQLKQPTAPTQVKSLVEKEKMLLALIAALHRQQPEISPVNHQLLQLAADLLDIDRQFFLLRLEAMVARGLVYGSKERGYSLASAILNYLGK; this is encoded by the coding sequence ATGTATCGCTTACTTAATCAAGGTGGCATTATTTCACAAACAACATTGCCAGCCAAAACACCGAAATTTGCTGATTTTCCAGCGGACATATCCGACATTGTGGTACAAGGGTTAAAAACTGGCGGTATTGAAAAACTTTACCAGCATCAGGCCAAGGCCGTTAAAACTATTCTAGAAGGCAAAAACATTATGATTTGTACCAGCACCGCCAGCGGTAAGAGCCTGGTTTACACTGTACCCATCTTAAATACCTTTGCTCAAAGCCCTCTGTCTACAGCCCTTTATCTAACCCCGACCAAGGCGTTGGGACAAAATCAACTGCAAGCTATGCAAAAGAATGTCAACACCATCCATTGGCCCGCTGCACCACCGCAATTGGCCGTCTGTGATGGTGATACTCCCTTTAACGAACGTAGTTTTCTGTTAAATAACGCTCAATTGATTTTTTCAACACCGGACTTTCTCCACGCCACCATAATGCCCAGGCATCGTCACTGGTCTAATTTTTTTAAATATTTAAGGTATGTGGTGGTGGATGAAGCTCACACCTATCGAGGTATCTTTGGTAACCACGTATGCCAAGTATTTCGTCGTCTCAGGAGACTTTGCACTTATTATGGCGCCAACCCAATATTTATTCTCTGTTCAGCCACCATCGCCAACCCCGAGGACTTTGCCCAAAGGCTAACAGGCCTGCCCATCACCCTGATTACCGGGGACAGCTGTCCTACCGGTGAAAAAACGATGGTCTTTTACCAACCACAGTCGCTGGCTCATTTTGATGCTGCCCAAATGCTGGCACGATTCATACGGGAAAAACACCGGGTGATTATGTTTGGCCGTTCCAAAAACATTGTGGAGTCCACCTACCGTCGTTTGGCAATGGAAGAACCAACAATAGCTTCTCAGGTCACTCCCTATAAGGGTACCTATACACCAGAAAAACGTCGGGAACTGGAGGAGCAGCTTTTTAGCGGCAAGCTGGCCGGTGTCATCAGTACCAATGCCCTGGAATTAGGGATTGATATTGGCGACCTGGATGTTTGTATCCTTTGTGGTTTTCCTGGTTCCATTGCTTCTACCTGGCAACAAAGCGGCCGCGTGGGCCGTAGCCGCCAAAAATCCCTGGTGGTATTGGTGGCCTCGGATGATCCCTTGGACCGCTATATGGTTAACCACCCGGAATTCTTTTTTGCTCAACCCAGCGAAAAGGCCATCGTCAACCCCCACCGACTGCAATTTATGGCTGACCATCTGCCCATAGCAGCTCAGGAGTTACCCCTGGTAAAGGAAGATTTAAACTACTGGGAAAAGGAAGCCTACTACAATGCCGTCCAGTTTCTCCGCCGTAACGGTAAGTTGCAACAGGACCCCTCCCTGCCAGTGAAGGGCTACCTACCAGTGGGGCAACCGGGAAAAATTGGGCTGCGGGGTGATCAGGAGCGTTACCTGCTTAAACTTACCTCAGGCCAAATTATTGAACAAACCACCTACCAGGATGTTCTTATTACTGCCTACCCCGGCGCAATTGTAAGCAGTTTAGGCAAAGATTTTAGAGTTAGACAGGTGGATATTAAAAGTAAAACCGTGTACTTGGAACCACTGCCCAACAACCTGCTCGGCAGTCGCACCCAACCAGTGATTGATGTGAGGATATACGGAGTTAAGGCCAGCACAAGCAATCGTATCGGCAGTGGCATAGCCTACGGTGGGGAATTGACCGTTCTCCGCCACACCTTGGCTTTAAAATTATATAACCCTGCAACCTTGCGCTGGGATGAGCAACCCCTGGACCATGATTTGCCCCCATTGGAACTGGCAACCTCCGGCATTTGGCTGGATCTGCCTCTGTCTGCGCTGCCCCAACGAAGACACCAGGCAGCCCTGCACGCCATTGAGCACCTATTACGGGTGGTAATTCCCTGGCAAATTCTCTGCGAACGGAGCGATTTAGGCAGCCATTATGAGTATCAGGATCATTCCGGACGCATTTATATCTATGATGATTTTCAGGGCGGCGTCGGTCTGGCCGAAAATTCCCTGGAGTCCCTGCCAAGTATTTTGGAGCGTTGTCTAGACCTGGTGGCAGATTGCCCTTGCCAAAACGGCTGCCCTTCTTGTATTCATATCCCTCAGTGTGAGCAAAAAAATTTTGCTTTGGATAAAGAAGGTGCCATTATTCTACTGGCAGCTTTCCTGAGGCAACCGGCAGACCAACAGGCACCCTTGCAATCAATAAAAACTCCATCAACAGACCAACCGGGTGTCCAAGATTTACGCAGAAAGGCCCGAGAAACAGAAAGGCAGTATAACTTACTGCGTGAGCAAGCCATGACTGCCCTGGAACAATATCCGGAGTTTTTTGTACAACTCAAACAACCAACCGCCCCTACACAGGTTAAAAGTCTGGTGGAAAAGGAAAAAATGCTGCTGGCCCTCATCGCCGCTCTCCACCGGCAACAACCAGAGATTAGCCCCGTTAACCATCAATTGCTCCAGCTCGCCGCTGACCTGTTGGACATCGACAGGCAATTCTTCTTGTTGCGCTTGGAGGCAATGGTTGCCAGAGGACTGGTTTATGGCAGTAAGGAACGGGGCTACAGCTTAGCTTCGGCTATTTTGAATTATCTGGGTAAATAA
- a CDS encoding MBL fold metallo-hydrolase: protein MPLKQFRDSEGCFSYLIYCEQERVAAVVDANHEIDLYLAAIKDLGLSLSYAVDTHTHVDHDSLSGELAKLTGAKVLMHPSYVEQRKLGAAFTGNKAIEKHLAHNSQISVDITPQDGEIIKLGKVEIKVLYTPGHTLDSISLVVDGKVLTGDILMIGSCGRSDFPGGSNEDMYHSLYHKLLPLGEDYIIYPAHDYHKNINTVMGYELVNNPFLKHSSKQEFVKFAEESFAKLPSFSSGEKIQCSLTPASQTPAQPAPPTTTSPLMGQMCSAMEYYFRTIPQHWNLVDSTEMVEIITKGDQQVLILDVRQPEEYKEGHIPGAINLPVRELPVRVKELPTNLELPIITVCHSGARSAYAAMFLRGYGYSHVRSLDLGMHRWKELGLPITA, encoded by the coding sequence ATGCCCCTAAAACAGTTTAGGGATTCGGAAGGTTGTTTCTCTTACTTAATCTATTGTGAACAGGAAAGGGTAGCTGCCGTAGTTGATGCCAACCATGAGATTGATTTGTACCTAGCGGCTATCAAGGATTTAGGACTCTCCTTAAGCTACGCCGTAGATACCCATACCCATGTGGATCACGATAGTTTATCCGGGGAGTTGGCAAAGCTGACCGGGGCCAAGGTGCTCATGCACCCGTCCTATGTGGAGCAAAGAAAACTGGGGGCGGCTTTTACCGGGAATAAAGCCATTGAAAAACACCTGGCCCACAATTCACAAATTTCTGTGGACATTACCCCCCAAGATGGGGAAATAATCAAATTGGGCAAGGTTGAAATAAAGGTTCTTTACACCCCCGGGCATACCCTGGATAGTATCTCCTTAGTGGTTGATGGCAAAGTCTTAACCGGCGATATTCTAATGATTGGCAGCTGTGGACGCTCGGACTTCCCCGGTGGCAGTAATGAAGATATGTACCATAGTTTATATCATAAACTGCTGCCCCTGGGCGAGGACTACATCATCTATCCGGCCCATGATTATCATAAAAATATTAATACTGTTATGGGCTATGAATTAGTTAATAACCCCTTCCTCAAACATAGCTCTAAGCAGGAATTTGTTAAATTTGCCGAGGAATCCTTTGCTAAATTACCCAGCTTTAGTTCCGGGGAGAAGATTCAATGTTCTCTCACGCCGGCTTCACAGACACCTGCACAACCTGCTCCACCCACCACAACCAGTCCGCTCATGGGCCAGATGTGCAGTGCCATGGAATATTACTTTAGAACCATCCCCCAGCACTGGAATCTGGTAGATAGCACGGAAATGGTAGAAATCATAACTAAAGGCGATCAGCAAGTCTTAATTTTAGATGTTAGACAGCCAGAGGAATATAAAGAGGGGCACATACCCGGGGCTATTAACTTACCGGTGCGCGAATTGCCGGTAAGGGTTAAAGAACTGCCGACGAATCTTGAACTACCAATTATTACGGTATGCCATAGCGGAGCCAGATCCGCCTATGCTGCCATGTTTCTCCGAGGGTATGGTTATTCCCATGTAAGAAGTCTGGATTTAGGTATGCACAGGTGGAAAGAGTTGGGCTTGCCCATCACAGCGTAA
- a CDS encoding PAS domain S-box protein: MGSPGRYRIKCRQKRVSQRLKYKENYQLIIENQNELIVKADLEGRLLFVSQTYCDTFQKTREELIGQKYMPLVHPDDREITAKAMEALFHPPYTCYVEQRALTKNGWRWFAWSDKAVLDKDNNVVAIIGVGRDITNRKIAEERLRQYQDCLEDLVRERTKRLEEEINERKKAEERFAKAFHANPNPMGICRFSDGIMVDVNEAFLKHSGYEKSELLQKSALALNIWVDRHQFARILQTLKTKGRVENEEVLLRNKAGEIRTIIYSAERISISGENFVLFSVTDITERKQKELVMRRLERLSLIGSMAAGIAHEIRNPMTTVRGFLQLNMSKLASERDKEIFRLMIAELDRANEIITNFLALGKDCSLPKQTKNLNQVIMELYPLIQADALNSHMNISLDLGDIAEININENEIKQLILNLVRNGLEAMDQPGEVKIITYMKNNQVILAVRDQGKGIKKEMLYMLGTPFFTTKAEGTGLGLATCYSIADRHNATIEVTSDEQGTTFYVLFPL, translated from the coding sequence TTGGGTAGTCCGGGTAGGTACAGGATAAAATGCCGCCAAAAAAGAGTTTCTCAGCGACTTAAATATAAAGAAAACTATCAGCTAATTATTGAAAATCAAAATGAGCTTATCGTCAAAGCAGACCTTGAGGGTAGATTATTATTTGTCAGCCAAACTTACTGCGATACCTTTCAAAAAACAAGAGAAGAACTTATAGGTCAAAAATATATGCCCTTGGTTCATCCAGATGATAGGGAAATTACGGCCAAGGCTATGGAAGCCTTATTTCACCCCCCTTATACCTGTTATGTTGAGCAAAGGGCGTTAACCAAAAATGGTTGGCGTTGGTTTGCTTGGTCCGATAAAGCTGTGTTAGATAAGGATAACAATGTTGTAGCTATTATCGGGGTGGGACGGGACATAACAAATCGCAAAATTGCAGAGGAAAGATTGCGGCAGTATCAAGATTGTTTGGAAGATCTGGTCAGGGAACGCACCAAGAGATTAGAGGAAGAAATAAATGAACGCAAAAAAGCGGAAGAAAGGTTTGCCAAGGCCTTTCATGCTAATCCCAATCCCATGGGCATTTGCCGCTTCAGCGATGGGATAATGGTAGATGTTAATGAAGCCTTCCTAAAACATTCTGGTTATGAAAAAAGTGAGTTATTACAGAAGTCCGCCTTGGCATTAAATATTTGGGTGGATAGACACCAGTTTGCCAGGATTCTTCAAACACTAAAAACTAAAGGAAGAGTAGAAAACGAAGAGGTTTTATTACGAAATAAGGCTGGGGAAATACGAACAATCATCTACTCCGCAGAAAGGATAAGCATTTCAGGAGAAAATTTTGTCTTGTTTTCTGTAACTGATATAACAGAAAGAAAGCAAAAAGAGCTAGTTATGCGACGGCTGGAACGCTTGAGTTTAATCGGCAGCATGGCAGCGGGTATAGCCCATGAAATTAGGAACCCCATGACCACAGTGCGGGGCTTTTTGCAGTTAAACATGTCCAAGTTGGCATCAGAGAGGGATAAGGAAATCTTTAGGTTAATGATAGCAGAGTTAGATCGGGCAAATGAGATCATCACCAATTTTTTGGCTCTGGGTAAGGATTGTTCACTGCCTAAGCAAACAAAAAATTTAAATCAGGTAATTATGGAACTCTACCCCTTAATACAGGCGGATGCCCTTAATTCCCATATGAACATTAGCCTGGATTTAGGGGATATTGCGGAAATCAATATTAATGAAAATGAAATAAAACAGTTAATCTTAAATTTGGTTCGCAATGGTTTGGAGGCCATGGACCAGCCGGGAGAGGTAAAAATAATAACCTATATGAAAAACAATCAAGTTATTTTGGCGGTACGGGATCAAGGAAAAGGCATCAAAAAAGAAATGCTTTATATGTTAGGAACACCGTTTTTTACCACCAAGGCAGAGGGAACAGGGTTAGGACTGGCCACTTGTTATAGTATTGCAGATCGGCATAATGCCACCATTGAGGTAACCTCGGATGAGCAGGGGACAACCTTTTACGTACTATTTCCTCTTTAA
- a CDS encoding helix-turn-helix domain-containing protein has product MTEQLKDIGARLSMLRESMGLTPEKIAAALDVPVEDYLLYEAGEKDFSFSFLYNVAGILGVDVVDLISGETPKLSLCTVVRAGGGYEINRRKAYDYKHLAFTFRNKKAEPFMVTVEPKGDIIPERHAHEGQEFNYMVAGSMDFYLGDMVYTLNEGDSVYFDSSVPHAMKANGDTPAKFLAIVMK; this is encoded by the coding sequence TTGACAGAACAATTAAAGGACATTGGTGCCCGTTTATCCATGCTGCGTGAGTCCATGGGGCTAACCCCGGAGAAAATAGCAGCGGCATTGGATGTTCCGGTGGAGGACTACTTGCTTTACGAAGCCGGGGAAAAGGATTTTTCCTTTAGCTTTCTTTATAACGTAGCAGGTATTTTAGGTGTGGACGTGGTGGATCTCATCAGCGGTGAGACACCAAAGTTATCCCTGTGTACAGTGGTAAGGGCAGGGGGCGGCTATGAGATTAACCGCAGAAAGGCTTACGATTATAAACATTTGGCCTTTACCTTCCGCAACAAAAAGGCTGAACCCTTTATGGTGACGGTGGAACCTAAGGGTGATATCATACCTGAGCGCCATGCCCACGAAGGACAGGAGTTTAATTACATGGTGGCAGGGTCGATGGACTTTTATCTTGGTGATATGGTTTACACCTTGAACGAGGGCGACAGCGTCTACTTCGATTCGTCGGTTCCTCATGCCATGAAGGCCAATGGTGACACCCCGGCGAAGTTTCTGGCCATTGTCATGAAATAA
- a CDS encoding AMP-binding protein — MLMYERFIGRHRDDFVTLEDLYKNYSIKCSDDFNFAYDVLDQLAAEKPDSLAMLWVSKHGEEKRITFGEMKRWTDKTANYFKSLGIKKGDFVLLVLKRSYLFWYAILALHKIGAVAVQATHLLTTKDYVYRCQKAGIKMAVITGDGNCTEEFDKAAPECPTVQLKVVTGGKAAGEGWLDFEAGIAAASEDWQRPTGEEATKISDIMIAAFSSGTTGYPKMVAHDHSYPLGHIMTGVFWHRAEPGGLHFTISDTGWLKSLWGKLYGQWFAESAVFTYDFDTFSGADILEKLAKYRITTFCAPPTMYRFMLKEDVASYDLSALKHCCTAGEALNPEVYNQWKKATGLRIFEGFGQTETTLSCSTLYPWVQPRPGSMGLPTPGYDLVVVDENGNEVDPGVTGEICLRAESMASRPKGLFMGYYKDEGSTQRAWHDGLYHTGDTAYRDELGFLWYVGRNDDIIKSSGYRIGPFEVESALAEHPAVLESAVTGVPDPIRGFVVKATIVLSPGYEPSEELVKELQNHVKKTTAPYKYPRVIEFVSELPKTISGKIRRVAIREKDMRR, encoded by the coding sequence ATGCTTATGTATGAAAGATTTATCGGCAGACACCGGGATGACTTTGTCACCCTGGAGGATTTATATAAGAACTATTCCATTAAGTGTTCGGATGATTTTAATTTCGCTTATGATGTGCTGGATCAACTGGCGGCAGAAAAACCGGACAGCCTGGCTATGCTCTGGGTGAGCAAGCATGGCGAAGAAAAGAGAATTACCTTTGGCGAGATGAAACGCTGGACGGACAAAACAGCCAATTATTTTAAGTCACTGGGCATTAAAAAAGGTGATTTTGTCCTGCTGGTATTGAAAAGAAGCTATTTATTTTGGTATGCCATACTGGCTCTGCACAAAATCGGTGCGGTGGCTGTCCAGGCAACCCATCTCTTAACGACTAAAGATTACGTCTATCGCTGCCAGAAGGCTGGCATAAAAATGGCGGTAATTACCGGCGACGGCAATTGCACCGAGGAATTTGACAAAGCAGCTCCGGAATGTCCCACTGTCCAGCTAAAGGTTGTTACCGGAGGCAAGGCAGCGGGGGAAGGTTGGCTGGATTTTGAGGCCGGTATCGCTGCTGCCTCGGAAGACTGGCAGCGTCCTACGGGGGAAGAGGCAACCAAGATTTCGGATATTATGATTGCCGCTTTTTCCTCTGGTACCACCGGCTATCCCAAGATGGTGGCCCACGACCATTCCTATCCCCTGGGTCATATCATGACCGGTGTCTTTTGGCATAGGGCGGAGCCGGGCGGTTTGCATTTCACCATTTCCGACACCGGCTGGTTAAAATCCCTGTGGGGTAAGCTTTACGGCCAGTGGTTCGCCGAATCTGCGGTCTTTACCTATGATTTCGATACCTTTAGTGGGGCGGATATTTTAGAAAAACTAGCCAAATACCGCATTACCACCTTTTGTGCCCCACCAACAATGTACCGGTTTATGTTAAAAGAGGATGTTGCCAGTTATGATTTGTCGGCTTTAAAACACTGCTGCACAGCAGGGGAAGCCTTAAATCCCGAAGTTTATAATCAGTGGAAGAAGGCCACCGGTCTGCGTATTTTTGAGGGCTTTGGACAAACCGAAACAACCCTCTCCTGTTCCACGTTGTATCCCTGGGTGCAACCAAGACCCGGTTCCATGGGGTTGCCTACTCCCGGTTATGACCTGGTTGTGGTAGATGAAAATGGTAACGAGGTGGATCCGGGGGTGACCGGAGAGATTTGTTTAAGAGCCGAAAGTATGGCCAGCAGACCCAAGGGTTTGTTTATGGGCTACTATAAGGATGAAGGAAGTACCCAGAGGGCCTGGCATGATGGCTTGTATCATACGGGGGACACGGCCTACCGGGACGAACTGGGCTTTCTCTGGTATGTGGGCAGAAATGATGATATCATCAAATCCTCCGGCTACCGCATTGGGCCCTTTGAGGTGGAGTCGGCTCTGGCAGAGCATCCCGCTGTATTGGAATCGGCGGTAACCGGCGTTCCTGATCCCATCCGGGGGTTTGTTGTCAAAGCTACCATCGTGCTGTCTCCAGGTTACGAACCCAGTGAAGAACTGGTGAAGGAATTACAAAACCATGTTAAAAAGACCACCGCTCCCTACAAATATCCCCGGGTGATTGAATTTGTATCGGAACTGCCCAAAACCATCAGCGGAAAAATTCGGCGGGTGGCCATTCGGGAAAAAGATATGCGGCGATAA